A segment of the Azospirillum lipoferum 4B genome:
GCCGGCAGCGGCGCCGCCGCGGCCATGGTGGTGGACGGCTTGCCGGGCACCGAATGGCCCAGCCATTTCAGGAACCAGGCGAAGGAGCCGACCGATTCCGCCAGCGCGATGACGACCAGCAGCATCAGCGCCCAGTGATGGGCCCCGACCTCGAACCCGCCGGCGAAGATGGCGAACTTGCTGAAGAAGCCGTTGAAGGGCGGCACGCCGGTGATCGCCAGGGCGGCGCAGACGAAGGCGACGCCCAGCAGCGGCGATTTGGTGACGATGCCGCGCAGCGACGGCAGCAGCCGGGTGCCGGCGGTGTAGCTGAGCGCACCGGCGACCAGGAAGAACAGCGTCTTGGCGAAGGCGTGGTTGAAGATGTGGGCGATGGCGCCCTTGAAGGCGAGGTCGGAGCCGAAGACCGACAGCGACAGCGCCAGCAGGATGTAGGCCAGCTGGGTGATGGTCGAATAGGCGAGCAGGCGCTTGAGATCGACCTGCGGCAGATACATGAAGAAGCCGTAGACCAGCGTCAGAACAGCCATGATCGAGCCGACCCAGCCGACGATCTCCGGCGCGCCGCCGGCCGACATCAGCCCGCGGGCGAAGATGTAGACGCCGACCTTCACCATCGAAGCCGCATGCAGGTAGGCGCTGACCGGGGTCGGCGCCTCCATGGCGTCGGGCAGCCACATGTGGAAGGGCAGCTGGGCCGACTTGCCCCAGGCGGCGACCAGGATCGCCAGCAGCACGACCGCCTTCATCCCCGGCGCCAGATCGGCGATGGCGGTCAGCGCGAAGGTGCCGGTCGACAGGAACAGCAGCGCCGCCGCGACATAGAGTCCGAGCGAGGCGACATGGGTGACCAGCAGCGCCTTGGCCGCCGAGCGCAGCGCCTTGGGCGATTCGTAGTAGCCGATCAATGCCCAGGAGCAGGCGCCCGTCAGCTCGAAGAAGGCGAGCTGGCCGACCACGGTGGAGCTGAAGACCAGCCCGGTCATCGCGCCGATGAACACCAGCAGGAAGGCGTAGAAGCGCCGCCGGCCGATGTCGGGATGCTCGCGGTTGCCGGCGTTCAGGTAGGCGGCGGAATAGACCGCCACCAGCAGGCCGACGGCGATCACTGCCAGCGCGATCAGCACGCTGACGCTGTCCACCACCAGCCCGAGGATCGAGACCGATCCGAAGGAGATCAGCTCGAAGGTGCCGCCGACCTTGCCGTCGCCGAGCAGCGACAGGGCGAGGATGGCGATCACCGCGACGGTGGCGGCGGCGAAGCCCTGGCACAGCCATTTGGCCGATGCCCGTTCCGATGCCGCGATCAGCGCCGCTCCGCCGAAGGGGACGAGGATGGCGGCCAGCGCCAACAGCCCGAGCGGTTCCGTGGGGAGTGTTATCATGATGCTGCCCCTCGCCGGCTCACAGGCCGACCAGATAAAAGACGAAGGCGAGCGAGGCGGCGCCGACCCCGACCCAGCTGTGCTGGGGGGTCAGGCGGAAGCGGACGCGCGCGACGCTGTTCTCGACCACGCCGACGGCGGCGAAGATCAGGATCAGCTTGATGGCGAAGGCGATCAGCCCGAACAGCAGCCCGAAGACCGTCATCTCCGGCGCGCTGCCGAAGGGCAGGAAGACGCCGATGAACCAGGCGACGACGACCGTCTGCTTCAGCGCCATCGACCATTTGATGATTGCCAGCGACGGGCCGGAATATTCGGTCAGCGGGCCTTCCTGCAGCTCCTGCTCGGCTTCCGCCATGTCGTAGGGCAGCTTGCCCAGTTCGATGTAGATGGCGTAGGCGAAGGACAGGGCGGCGATCACCGTCGCGGTGGCCGAGCGGACATGGCCGTCGGCAATCGCTGTGCCGATGGCGCCGAGGTTGGTCGAGCCGGCCAGCAGCGCCGCGACGAACAGCGACAGCAGCATCACCGGCTCCACCAGCACGCCCATGGTCAGCTCGCGGCTGCCGCCGATGCCGGAGAAGGAGCTGCCGCTGTCGATGCCGGACAGCGAGAAGAAGAAGCGGGCCAGCGCGAACAGATAGATGACCGTGATCAGGTCGCCGATGGGCGCCACCGGCGTGAAGCGGGTCAGCATCGGGATGCCCATGGCGATGACCAGCACCGTTGTCAGCATCACCGCCGGCATGGCGCGGAAGGCGAAGCCGCTGTTCGGCGGGGACAGGTCCTGGCGGGACAG
Coding sequences within it:
- a CDS encoding respiratory chain complex I subunit 1 family protein, whose product is MLTFSHLILGLFQALLLLAAAPLVSGLSRMIRAKLHTRHGPGLLQDYRDFAKLLSRQDLSPPNSGFAFRAMPAVMLTTVLVIAMGIPMLTRFTPVAPIGDLITVIYLFALARFFFSLSGIDSGSSFSGIGGSRELTMGVLVEPVMLLSLFVAALLAGSTNLGAIGTAIADGHVRSATATVIAALSFAYAIYIELGKLPYDMAEAEQELQEGPLTEYSGPSLAIIKWSMALKQTVVVAWFIGVFLPFGSAPEMTVFGLLFGLIAFAIKLILIFAAVGVVENSVARVRFRLTPQHSWVGVGAASLAFVFYLVGL
- a CDS encoding hydrogenase 4 subunit D, giving the protein MITLPTEPLGLLALAAILVPFGGAALIAASERASAKWLCQGFAAATVAVIAILALSLLGDGKVGGTFELISFGSVSILGLVVDSVSVLIALAVIAVGLLVAVYSAAYLNAGNREHPDIGRRRFYAFLLVFIGAMTGLVFSSTVVGQLAFFELTGACSWALIGYYESPKALRSAAKALLVTHVASLGLYVAAALLFLSTGTFALTAIADLAPGMKAVVLLAILVAAWGKSAQLPFHMWLPDAMEAPTPVSAYLHAASMVKVGVYIFARGLMSAGGAPEIVGWVGSIMAVLTLVYGFFMYLPQVDLKRLLAYSTITQLAYILLALSLSVFGSDLAFKGAIAHIFNHAFAKTLFFLVAGALSYTAGTRLLPSLRGIVTKSPLLGVAFVCAALAITGVPPFNGFFSKFAIFAGGFEVGAHHWALMLLVVIALAESVGSFAWFLKWLGHSVPGKPSTTMAAAAPLPAGMKFVLVALMAMTVVSSSIAASWLG